From a region of the Castanea sativa cultivar Marrone di Chiusa Pesio chromosome 10, ASM4071231v1 genome:
- the LOC142612328 gene encoding uncharacterized protein LOC142612328 — protein sequence MVDQGSGADIMYPDLFRGLNLKLEDLTAYDSPLISFEGKAVIPKGQILLPVQSGTEVMDVDFIVVDAYSPYTTIVARPWLHALSVVSSTLHVKVKFPSRGLIEEIIGSQSVAR from the coding sequence ATGGTTGACCAGGGTAGTGGGGCTGacattatgtaccctgacttgtttAGGGGGCTCAACCTAAAGCTCGAGGATCTTACagcttatgattcgccgcttataagctttgaggggAAAGCTGTCATTCCAAAAGGGCAAATTCTATTACCTGTGCAATCAGGTACGGAGGTTATggatgtagatttcattgtggtagacgcttattctccctacacgACCATTGTggcaaggccttggctgcatgctctaAGTGTCGTTTCCTCAACTCTCCATGTCAAGGTGAAGTTCCCATCTAGGGGACTGATCGAGGAAATCattgggagtcaatctgtggctagATAA